One segment of Candidatus Ozemobacteraceae bacterium DNA contains the following:
- a CDS encoding PLP-dependent lyase/thiolase, whose product MSRDMSYAAVMARKNEIMKASLGIDFSAYEQSPVRFDYEKMMRDTGFTLEELVRIQRETKVGDTPLFELRNLTEAVRKISAPGKGATILLKDEAANASGSFKARRAAISCYEAKRRGFAGVATATSGNYGAAVASQAAQRGLKCIVLQEVYDSRGVGQPEIVEKGRKCEAFGAEVHKLTVGPELFYVMLTTLEETGFFNASLYTPFAIRGIET is encoded by the coding sequence ATGAGTCGTGATATGAGTTACGCCGCCGTGATGGCGCGCAAGAACGAGATCATGAAGGCTTCGCTCGGCATCGATTTTTCGGCCTACGAACAGTCGCCCGTCCGCTTCGACTACGAGAAGATGATGCGCGACACCGGCTTCACGCTGGAAGAGCTCGTTCGCATCCAGCGCGAAACGAAGGTCGGCGATACGCCGTTGTTCGAGCTGAGAAACCTGACCGAGGCGGTCAGGAAGATCAGCGCTCCCGGAAAGGGCGCGACGATCCTCCTGAAAGACGAGGCGGCGAACGCGTCGGGCAGCTTCAAGGCACGTCGCGCCGCGATCTCCTGCTACGAGGCGAAGCGCCGCGGCTTCGCGGGGGTCGCGACGGCCACGTCGGGCAACTATGGCGCCGCGGTCGCTTCCCAGGCGGCCCAGCGCGGGCTCAAGTGCATCGTATTGCAGGAAGTATACGACTCGCGTGGCGTCGGCCAGCCCGAGATCGTCGAGAAGGGCCGCAAATGCGAGGCGTTCGGCGCCGAGGTGCACAAACTGACGGTCGGTCCCGAGCTGTTCTACGTCATGCTGACGACGCTCGAGGAGACTGGCTTCTTCAATGCCTCGCTGTACACGCCGTTCGCCATTCGCGGCATCGAAAC
- the ortA gene encoding 2-amino-4-oxopentanoate thiolase subunit OrtA translates to MNKIPAETWVEIEQVILTPAQRAPSVPDDTRATPYVRRISGFLAAPAEVGAEATIRTLIGRTLTGTLRTVNPSYSHSFGETVPELLRIGLGGQA, encoded by the coding sequence ATGAACAAGATTCCAGCTGAGACCTGGGTCGAGATCGAACAGGTCATTCTGACGCCTGCACAGCGGGCGCCGAGCGTTCCCGACGACACGCGGGCGACGCCCTATGTGCGTCGGATTTCCGGCTTCCTGGCGGCGCCGGCCGAGGTCGGCGCGGAAGCTACGATCCGGACGTTGATCGGTCGCACCCTGACGGGAACCCTTCGCACCGTGAACCCGAGTTACAGCCACAGTTTCGGCGAGACCGTGCCGGAACTTCTCAGAATCGGACTGGGAGGCCAGGCATGA
- the ord gene encoding 2,4-diaminopentanoate dehydrogenase, protein MKPIRVVQWGLGAMGSGMVKLMLEKDGLQVVGAIEKRPGAAGKDLGDVLGLGKQLGVKVSPTEKGILKKASVDVVLLAIDSFTRKCFDAMKAIIEAGIHCITIAEEMAEPYAQEPELAKELDMLAKRFGVVVIGTGINPGYVLDSLVISLSGVCHNVERIEASRINDLSCFGPTVMKTQGVGTTPEEFAQGLAMGTIVGHIGFRESISLISHALGLGVDRFEEIREPIISKTDRETPYVKVKAGMVAGCRHIGIGYRGKTEVVRLIHPQQVRPEAENVDTGDYITIVGTPGINLAIKPEIPGGIGTIGIAVNMIPIVKRASPGLKRMIDLPAPSALMGPSAFERHL, encoded by the coding sequence ATGAAGCCGATTCGTGTGGTGCAGTGGGGCCTGGGGGCCATGGGCAGCGGCATGGTGAAGCTGATGCTCGAGAAGGATGGCCTGCAGGTGGTCGGAGCGATCGAAAAACGCCCCGGTGCCGCTGGCAAGGACCTCGGAGATGTGCTCGGTCTTGGAAAACAGCTTGGAGTCAAGGTGTCGCCGACCGAGAAGGGCATTCTCAAAAAGGCGAGCGTCGATGTCGTTCTGCTAGCCATCGACTCCTTCACACGGAAATGTTTCGACGCGATGAAAGCGATCATCGAAGCCGGCATTCACTGCATCACCATCGCCGAGGAGATGGCCGAACCATACGCGCAGGAGCCCGAGCTCGCCAAGGAACTCGACATGCTCGCGAAGCGCTTCGGCGTCGTCGTCATCGGAACCGGCATCAACCCCGGCTATGTGCTCGACAGCCTCGTCATCAGCCTCAGCGGCGTCTGCCACAACGTCGAGCGGATCGAGGCCAGTCGCATCAACGATCTGTCGTGCTTCGGCCCGACCGTCATGAAGACCCAGGGCGTCGGCACCACGCCCGAGGAGTTTGCCCAGGGGCTCGCCATGGGCACCATCGTCGGCCACATCGGCTTCCGCGAAAGCATTTCCCTGATTTCGCACGCGCTCGGTCTCGGCGTGGACCGGTTCGAGGAAATTCGCGAGCCGATCATCTCGAAAACCGACCGGGAAACCCCGTATGTGAAGGTCAAGGCCGGCATGGTCGCCGGCTGTCGCCACATCGGCATCGGCTACCGCGGCAAGACCGAAGTCGTCAGGCTCATCCACCCGCAGCAGGTTCGACCCGAGGCCGAAAATGTGGATACCGGCGACTATATCACGATCGTCGGAACGCCCGGCATCAATCTCGCGATCAAGCCCGAGATCCCCGGCGGCATCGGCACGATCGGCATCGCCGTCAACATGATCCCGATCGTGAAACGCGCCTCCCCAGGTCTCAAGCGTATGATCGACCTCCCCGCACCGTCGGCCCTTATGGGACCGAGCGCTTTCGAACGTCATCTGTGA
- a CDS encoding PD-(D/E)XK nuclease family protein, which translates to MPDDKNKPNLFERLFRKTKENLEKPKTPARPPASPAAPRPTTPAVARPPAPPQAQPGQDKKIKIPLTGGKVDTYRQCPKKFQLSYLEKRSSGKAVSPHLSFDTSLHTALKVFFKNRRKGELPRLDALMAALDGSWDNRGYVTSDEELEWRRNAEAALRLFFSKIEVAFPNTHEVDMFFKVDLFGSEYSGKFDRVDILPDGTYGIVDYKTGKPPLGGQAELEANVTLNLLFHVADIIWPGKVQTITHHFLRDGSSLTVRRSDDRMALAKKAYLDVGEGIYQSRFEPVRSSACPWCEHQEICPVGRIPALTASKVRAFLDCPHKYASIYVTRTAAKADEAPSVDLAFDRSLHDALTALHRDYRPGHETEPAAFALNAFYKAIPSVFAEDSVLSMKEAGREMLIRYCAQDYVASHTRMINEFLSVLTDRYEYQATIDRIDGDAAGNLELIDYKTGKRVLDESDMRQDPIIAITCAAAARRWPGKAKKFSLLYLRTGRRVTIDIDEAVVARGNSLIDEIADRIRNRQFEALGGPSCASCRASGTCHGERISISMAKLQTMRECPKRFKFRYIDKAPVPERERPALTFSQLLRETLREFCLSGKPAALADLEAMFDTRLASSENLSAAARIQLRDQSRKALAAFHASCGGTPPRSKHIGFQARANIDGFLLTANFDRVDVLPNGTYNIIIYKTGKRAPTAHETATDISGILAWAVADGNWPGKIAQVTHQYLMTGDTVAFTASDRDLEKLKLAIGEFHEAASSESFEGNRNPLCPSCDYVESCEDAKRLLLSPSKINSFTSCGLKYRMNYIDRVPREPRPTPHLSFDRTVHYALREYHETSLGAKPSTSPFRGLIAKYWTGEGFTDWDEEQMFRARAVLMLDAYFEALTGAENPVMFETSARWTLDGMDLVVQIDRIDELPDGKFEIIDYKTGKKMLDERVLADDMGVMNLFMAANQRWPGRVAKASYHYMAVNKRVSISPTEAEIAAHTARVRALADEIGKGVFEPKKGALCNYCEFYGPCPEWKVKPYVVAGETPEVFRKRIRLSYSKMGLYENCPRAYGRLYIQRIPPKPQPFFSFGTTIHETFENIYDPAHPIEKPSLEEVLRIFEEVRMTHREGYGTAEAEEKYRQDGIRQLKMYYERFIRNCEFRPAHSIEDYFEIPCGKYAVMTGFIDRIDRLPDGTYEILDYKTEPTMRSQEEVDKDKQLSIYYWACEDTMNLRISKLSLFMLDHDAKIETTRTRDSIKKVVEHVDEIAWRMINEKEFKPKKNKYCKSCDHLHDCPLKDEIMADQNLISMKKF; encoded by the coding sequence GTGCCAGACGACAAGAACAAGCCGAATCTCTTCGAGCGCCTCTTCCGCAAAACGAAGGAAAACCTCGAAAAGCCGAAGACGCCCGCCCGCCCCCCAGCATCTCCCGCCGCGCCGCGCCCCACCACCCCGGCGGTTGCCCGTCCCCCCGCTCCGCCGCAGGCACAGCCAGGCCAGGACAAGAAGATCAAGATTCCCCTGACGGGCGGCAAAGTGGATACCTACCGCCAGTGTCCGAAGAAATTCCAGCTCTCCTACCTGGAAAAGCGTTCCTCGGGAAAGGCGGTTTCGCCGCATCTTTCTTTCGACACCTCGCTTCACACCGCGCTGAAGGTGTTCTTCAAGAACCGCAGGAAGGGTGAGCTGCCCCGACTCGACGCTCTCATGGCGGCCCTCGACGGCTCCTGGGACAACCGCGGTTACGTCACTTCCGATGAAGAGCTGGAATGGCGCCGCAATGCGGAAGCGGCCCTGCGGCTGTTTTTTTCGAAGATCGAAGTCGCGTTTCCGAACACTCATGAGGTCGACATGTTTTTCAAGGTCGATCTGTTCGGTTCGGAATACTCGGGAAAATTCGACCGTGTCGACATTCTGCCCGACGGCACCTACGGCATCGTCGATTACAAGACCGGCAAACCACCGCTGGGCGGCCAGGCCGAGCTGGAAGCGAACGTCACCCTGAACCTGCTGTTCCACGTCGCCGACATCATCTGGCCCGGCAAGGTCCAGACCATCACCCACCATTTCCTGCGCGACGGGTCGTCCCTGACCGTCCGGCGCAGCGACGACCGCATGGCGCTCGCGAAGAAAGCCTATCTCGATGTCGGGGAAGGGATCTACCAGAGCCGCTTCGAGCCCGTCAGATCATCGGCCTGCCCGTGGTGCGAGCATCAGGAGATATGCCCCGTCGGAAGGATTCCGGCGCTGACGGCATCCAAGGTCCGCGCTTTCCTCGATTGCCCGCATAAATATGCTTCGATATATGTTACGCGCACCGCCGCGAAGGCGGACGAGGCTCCGTCAGTCGATCTCGCGTTCGATCGTTCTCTGCACGATGCGCTGACGGCGCTGCACCGCGACTATCGGCCCGGACACGAGACAGAGCCGGCCGCCTTCGCCCTGAACGCCTTCTACAAGGCGATCCCCTCCGTTTTCGCGGAAGACTCCGTGCTGTCGATGAAAGAAGCCGGCCGTGAGATGCTGATCCGCTACTGCGCCCAGGACTACGTTGCGAGCCATACCCGCATGATCAACGAGTTCCTCAGCGTCCTGACCGACCGGTACGAGTATCAGGCAACGATCGACCGTATCGACGGCGACGCGGCAGGCAACCTCGAATTGATCGATTACAAGACGGGAAAGCGCGTGCTCGACGAGTCGGACATGCGCCAGGACCCGATCATTGCCATCACCTGCGCGGCCGCCGCACGGCGATGGCCCGGCAAGGCGAAAAAATTCTCTCTGCTTTATTTAAGAACCGGCAGACGCGTCACGATCGACATCGATGAAGCAGTCGTCGCGCGGGGCAACTCCCTCATCGACGAGATCGCCGACCGCATCAGAAACCGCCAGTTCGAGGCCCTCGGCGGCCCATCCTGCGCCTCCTGCCGGGCCAGCGGAACATGCCATGGCGAGCGCATCTCCATCTCGATGGCGAAGCTCCAGACGATGCGCGAGTGCCCGAAGCGATTCAAGTTCAGATACATCGACAAAGCACCGGTTCCCGAGCGGGAGCGCCCCGCACTCACCTTCAGCCAGCTGCTGCGCGAGACTCTCCGCGAATTCTGCCTTTCCGGAAAACCCGCCGCCCTTGCCGACCTCGAGGCGATGTTCGACACCAGGCTCGCCTCGTCAGAGAACCTTTCGGCAGCGGCCCGGATCCAGCTCCGCGATCAGAGTCGAAAAGCCCTCGCCGCCTTCCATGCCTCATGCGGGGGGACGCCTCCCCGTTCCAAGCACATCGGTTTTCAGGCCCGTGCGAACATCGACGGGTTCCTTCTCACGGCCAACTTCGACCGCGTCGACGTCTTGCCGAACGGCACGTATAATATCATTATCTATAAGACCGGAAAACGCGCCCCGACCGCGCACGAGACCGCGACCGACATTTCCGGCATTCTCGCCTGGGCCGTCGCGGACGGGAACTGGCCGGGCAAGATCGCCCAGGTCACGCACCAGTATCTGATGACCGGAGACACCGTCGCGTTCACCGCTTCCGACCGGGACCTCGAGAAACTCAAGCTCGCGATCGGTGAGTTCCATGAGGCGGCTTCGTCGGAAAGCTTCGAGGGCAACCGCAATCCGCTCTGTCCCTCGTGCGACTACGTCGAGAGCTGCGAGGACGCCAAACGTCTGCTGCTGTCGCCGAGCAAGATCAACAGTTTCACCTCCTGCGGGCTGAAATATCGCATGAACTATATCGACCGCGTCCCGCGCGAGCCCCGGCCCACCCCGCACTTGTCATTCGATCGCACGGTACATTACGCGCTCCGCGAGTACCACGAGACGAGCCTCGGCGCCAAGCCATCCACCAGCCCGTTCCGCGGCCTGATCGCGAAATACTGGACCGGCGAGGGCTTCACGGACTGGGACGAGGAGCAGATGTTCCGGGCCCGGGCCGTGCTGATGCTCGACGCGTATTTCGAGGCGCTGACGGGAGCCGAGAACCCGGTGATGTTCGAGACCTCCGCCCGATGGACGCTCGACGGCATGGACCTCGTCGTCCAGATCGACCGCATCGACGAACTTCCCGACGGAAAATTCGAGATCATCGACTACAAGACCGGCAAGAAGATGCTCGACGAGCGCGTGCTGGCCGACGACATGGGGGTCATGAACCTGTTCATGGCCGCGAACCAGCGATGGCCCGGCCGCGTCGCGAAGGCCTCCTATCACTACATGGCGGTGAACAAGCGCGTCAGCATCTCGCCGACCGAAGCCGAGATCGCCGCCCACACTGCCCGCGTGCGCGCCCTAGCAGACGAGATCGGAAAGGGCGTCTTCGAGCCCAAGAAAGGCGCGCTGTGCAACTACTGCGAGTTCTACGGGCCCTGCCCCGAGTGGAAGGTGAAGCCCTACGTCGTCGCCGGCGAGACGCCGGAGGTGTTCCGCAAGCGCATCAGGCTCAGCTACTCGAAGATGGGCCTCTACGAGAACTGCCCGCGCGCCTACGGCAGGCTCTACATCCAGCGCATCCCGCCGAAGCCGCAGCCGTTCTTCAGCTTCGGCACGACGATCCACGAGACGTTCGAGAACATCTATGATCCCGCCCACCCCATCGAGAAGCCGAGCCTGGAAGAGGTTCTGCGCATTTTCGAGGAGGTGCGCATGACGCATCGCGAGGGCTATGGAACCGCCGAGGCCGAAGAGAAATACCGTCAGGACGGCATCCGTCAGCTGAAGATGTATTACGAGCGCTTTATCCGGAACTGCGAGTTCCGGCCGGCCCACTCGATCGAGGATTATTTCGAGATTCCATGCGGTAAATACGCCGTCATGACCGGCTTCATCGACCGCATCGACCGCCTGCCCGATGGCACCTACGAGATCCTCGACTACAAGACCGAGCCGACGATGCGCTCACAGGAAGAGGTCGACAAGGACAAGCAGCTCAGCATCTACTACTGGGCCTGCGAGGACACGATGAATCTCCGCATCAGCAAGCTGTCGCTGTTCATGCTCGACCACGACGCGAAAATCGAGACGACCCGCACCCGTGACAGCATCAAGAAAGTCGTCGAGCACGTCGACGAGATCGCGTGGCGCATGATCAACGAAAAAGAGTTCAAGCCGAAGAAGAACAAATACTGCAAGAGCTGCGACCACCTGCACGACTGCCCGCTCAAGGACGAGATCATGGCCGACCAGAACCTGATCTCGATGAAGAAATTCTGA
- a CDS encoding alpha-amylase, with protein sequence MTSSSRPSAFAELKSQLERIATTSGNEAYFVPSLWTPVGSAASEIAKPKGVNQARWFLEHLRAIEYAKDARLDPTRSLNGQVPGGDGGNWICGEKIYNLMVRLATAYDHDRDGKLGGDGKDPTLNAAGIRESGTFLKSIALLGHIRRLGCTTIHLLPVTSIGHDGNKGVLGSPYAIKNAYRLEERQADPLVPMSVDDQCRAFVEACHMLGMRVIFEFVFRTASKDGDWIAEHPDWFYWIDATVQDRMPGETDIEKAKATYGNPVFSAEELAVIKDKVDRNDFHELPPPPSSYRGFFKLAPEPGTVHLNDHGQFRAVGLDPATGQDVEVRIPGAFADWPPDDNQPPWGDVTYLKMYRDEDQHHPRFNYIAYNTIRMYDKALARDEMANRALWDKIRDLVPHYQREFGIDGVMVDMGHAVPVSLMREIVDTARKIDPNFAFLSENFSIEESSVKAGYNAVVGYAWWVEYKRDGLYGLLDHVGRRGVPLSWFAAVENHNTPRAAARPGGEAYARYAFLLNVLLPRSIPFVHAGFELGETWPVNTGLDFTDKDLAFYRGKPLPLFDMAALNWDGATAMLDFTRTVLDIRAKWDDAIGSTDSNSFVPLRTGHEDIIAFIRRGGGQHVLFVLNRDLEKAHETNIDLSEWLPVDLPRLENLVPSGAAETFLPLRERVLISELPAGSSYLFAW encoded by the coding sequence ATGACGTCGTCATCACGCCCATCGGCCTTCGCGGAACTCAAGTCCCAGCTCGAGCGCATCGCAACGACATCTGGAAACGAGGCGTATTTTGTGCCTTCTCTCTGGACACCGGTCGGTTCCGCGGCTTCCGAGATTGCGAAGCCGAAGGGCGTCAACCAGGCCCGATGGTTCCTGGAGCATCTGCGGGCGATCGAATATGCGAAGGACGCTCGTCTCGATCCGACGCGCTCCCTCAATGGCCAAGTTCCCGGCGGCGACGGTGGAAACTGGATCTGCGGCGAGAAAATCTACAATCTCATGGTGCGGCTCGCGACCGCGTATGATCATGATCGCGATGGAAAGCTCGGCGGTGACGGGAAAGACCCGACCTTGAACGCAGCCGGAATACGCGAATCCGGAACATTCCTGAAATCGATCGCGCTTCTGGGCCACATCCGCAGGCTCGGCTGTACGACCATTCATCTGCTGCCGGTCACTTCGATCGGACATGACGGCAACAAGGGCGTTCTCGGCTCTCCCTACGCGATCAAGAATGCCTACCGGCTCGAGGAGCGGCAGGCCGACCCGCTCGTCCCTATGTCGGTCGACGACCAGTGCCGGGCGTTCGTCGAGGCCTGCCACATGCTCGGCATGCGGGTCATCTTCGAGTTCGTCTTTCGGACGGCCAGCAAGGACGGCGACTGGATCGCCGAACACCCCGACTGGTTCTACTGGATCGACGCCACCGTGCAGGACCGCATGCCGGGCGAGACGGACATCGAGAAAGCGAAGGCGACCTACGGCAACCCGGTCTTTTCGGCCGAGGAACTGGCGGTCATCAAGGACAAAGTCGACCGGAACGACTTCCACGAGCTTCCCCCGCCGCCCTCATCGTATCGGGGCTTTTTTAAGCTCGCGCCGGAGCCGGGAACTGTGCATCTGAACGACCACGGCCAGTTCCGCGCCGTCGGTCTCGACCCCGCGACCGGGCAGGACGTCGAAGTGCGCATCCCGGGCGCGTTTGCGGACTGGCCGCCGGACGACAACCAGCCGCCGTGGGGCGACGTCACCTACCTGAAGATGTATCGCGACGAGGATCAGCATCATCCGCGGTTCAATTATATTGCATATAATACAATTCGCATGTATGACAAGGCGTTGGCTCGCGACGAGATGGCGAACCGGGCGCTGTGGGACAAGATCCGCGACCTCGTTCCGCATTATCAGAGAGAATTCGGCATCGACGGCGTCATGGTGGACATGGGACATGCCGTCCCAGTCAGCCTCATGCGCGAAATCGTCGACACGGCGCGGAAGATCGATCCGAATTTCGCCTTCCTTTCCGAGAACTTCTCGATCGAGGAGAGCAGCGTGAAGGCGGGCTACAACGCTGTCGTCGGATACGCCTGGTGGGTGGAATACAAACGAGATGGGCTCTACGGCCTGCTCGATCACGTCGGCAGGCGCGGGGTGCCGCTCTCCTGGTTTGCCGCCGTCGAAAACCACAACACGCCGCGAGCTGCGGCCCGCCCCGGCGGGGAGGCCTATGCGCGGTATGCGTTCCTGCTCAACGTTCTGTTGCCCCGCTCGATCCCGTTCGTCCATGCCGGATTCGAACTGGGTGAAACGTGGCCGGTCAACACCGGCCTCGATTTCACCGACAAGGATCTCGCGTTCTACAGGGGCAAACCGCTTCCGCTGTTCGACATGGCGGCCCTCAACTGGGACGGCGCGACCGCGATGCTCGACTTCACCCGGACCGTCCTGGATATCCGGGCGAAATGGGACGATGCGATCGGCTCGACAGACTCGAATTCATTCGTCCCTCTCCGGACTGGCCACGAGGATATCATCGCGTTCATCCGGCGCGGCGGCGGCCAGCACGTCCTGTTCGTCCTCAACCGCGATCTCGAGAAGGCCCATGAGACGAACATTGACCTTTCCGAATGGCTGCCGGTGGATCTTCCGCGGCTCGAGAACCTGGTGCCGTCCGGCGCGGCAGAGACCTTCCTGCCCTTGCGTGAGCGGGTTCTAATAAGCGAACTTCCGGCGGGCAGTTCGTATCTGTTCGCCTGGTGA
- a CDS encoding alpha/beta hydrolase-fold protein, whose product MERVHIEYRKWYSNRIGHEMELKVYGHWGRPILVFPCAGGTFYEFEDFGMTELLRPYIDGGAIKLFTVGSLDNQTWLSQDWDIAKRARRHEDYDAYIVEEIVPFINDHMHGKTGITTIGCSMGAYHSVNFLLRHPDVFCGTIALSGIYRLRHLIGDYMDDVVYRNSPLDYLPNLNEYGHLERLKKTRIMVCVGQGAWENEALPDTRELKAALDAKGIPAWVDFWGHDVHHDWPWWKKQLPYFLEHLLNG is encoded by the coding sequence ATGGAACGCGTGCATATCGAGTATCGAAAGTGGTACAGCAACCGCATCGGCCACGAGATGGAACTGAAAGTCTACGGACATTGGGGCCGGCCGATCCTGGTTTTCCCTTGTGCTGGGGGCACATTTTACGAATTCGAAGACTTCGGTATGACGGAGCTGCTCAGGCCATACATCGATGGCGGCGCGATCAAGCTGTTCACGGTCGGCAGTCTCGACAACCAGACCTGGCTCAGCCAGGACTGGGACATCGCGAAGCGGGCCCGGCGCCACGAAGATTACGATGCCTACATCGTCGAAGAGATCGTGCCGTTCATTAACGACCACATGCACGGCAAGACGGGCATCACGACCATCGGCTGCAGTATGGGCGCATATCATTCGGTCAACTTTCTGCTACGGCATCCAGACGTTTTTTGCGGCACCATCGCGTTGAGCGGCATCTACCGCCTGCGGCACCTGATCGGGGACTACATGGACGACGTCGTGTACCGCAACTCGCCGCTCGACTACTTGCCGAACCTGAATGAATACGGTCACCTCGAACGGTTGAAGAAGACCCGCATCATGGTCTGCGTCGGCCAGGGTGCCTGGGAAAACGAGGCGTTGCCTGATACCCGCGAATTGAAGGCCGCTCTCGACGCCAAGGGTATTCCGGCCTGGGTCGATTTCTGGGGCCATGACGTGCACCACGACTGGCCCTGGTGGAAAAAGCAGCTTCCCTATTTCCTCGAGCATCTGCTGAACGGCTGA
- a CDS encoding NADH-dependent [FeFe] hydrogenase, group A6, whose protein sequence is MINLTINGIPVQVNEGETVLDAAHKIGIDIPTLCHFKSYGPCSVESKTGSCRVCVVEIDGRPNLAPSCCTPATEGMKVVTSSMRVINARRTMLDLLLSNHPKDCLTCEKSGDCQLQDLAAQMGLHRIKYEGEMAKHDIDISSEAIVRDPNKCIMCRRCEVACNEVETVGILSGIGRGFTAVVGPADLRPLAETKCTNCGRCVASCPTGALTEVDHTYKAWNAINSGKTVVVQTAPAVRVALGEEFGLPPGSISTGKMVTALRMMGFHKVFDTDFSADLTIMEETTEFIARLKENKNLPILTSCCPGWVKFFEHQFKDLMHIPSTCKSPQQMFGAIAKTYYAKKIGVKPEDMIVVSVMPCLAKKYEASREEFHASGVRDVDIVISTRELASMIKEAGIAFDHLEDSPYDDPLGESTGAAVIFGSSGGVLEAALRTAADWVTGQDLQQIDFSAVRGLEGIKEATVKIGDLEIRAAIASGLGNARKLLEKIRKGQANYHIIEIMACPGGCLNGGGQPFTKGDSSILDKRMEAIYRDDKNSKIRKSHDNPSIKKLYAEFLGKPCGEMSHKLLHTHYQARECE, encoded by the coding sequence ATGATCAATCTGACTATCAATGGAATTCCCGTCCAGGTGAATGAAGGCGAGACCGTTCTGGACGCGGCTCACAAAATTGGCATCGACATCCCGACGCTGTGTCACTTCAAGAGCTACGGCCCCTGCTCGGTCGAGTCGAAAACCGGCTCGTGCCGCGTCTGCGTCGTCGAGATCGACGGTCGGCCGAACCTCGCCCCCTCCTGCTGCACCCCCGCCACCGAAGGCATGAAGGTCGTCACCTCGAGCATGCGCGTCATCAACGCCCGCCGCACGATGCTCGATCTGCTGCTTTCGAACCACCCCAAGGATTGTCTGACCTGCGAGAAGAGCGGCGACTGCCAGCTCCAGGATCTCGCCGCCCAGATGGGCCTGCACCGCATCAAATACGAAGGCGAGATGGCCAAGCACGATATCGACATCTCCAGCGAGGCGATCGTTCGCGATCCGAACAAGTGCATCATGTGCCGTCGCTGCGAAGTCGCCTGTAACGAAGTCGAGACCGTCGGCATCCTCTCCGGCATCGGGCGCGGCTTCACCGCCGTCGTCGGCCCGGCCGATCTGCGGCCGCTCGCAGAGACCAAATGCACCAACTGCGGTCGCTGCGTCGCCTCCTGCCCGACCGGCGCCCTCACCGAAGTCGATCACACCTACAAGGCCTGGAATGCGATCAACAGCGGAAAGACCGTCGTCGTCCAGACCGCTCCGGCCGTGCGCGTCGCTCTCGGCGAGGAGTTTGGACTGCCTCCGGGCTCGATCTCCACGGGCAAGATGGTGACCGCTCTTCGCATGATGGGCTTCCATAAGGTCTTCGACACCGATTTCTCGGCCGACCTCACGATCATGGAGGAAACCACCGAGTTCATCGCCCGCCTGAAGGAAAACAAGAATCTCCCGATTCTCACCTCCTGCTGCCCCGGTTGGGTCAAGTTCTTCGAGCACCAGTTCAAGGACCTGATGCACATCCCGTCCACCTGTAAGTCTCCGCAGCAGATGTTCGGCGCCATCGCGAAGACCTACTACGCGAAGAAAATCGGCGTGAAGCCCGAAGACATGATCGTCGTCTCGGTCATGCCCTGCTTGGCGAAGAAATACGAAGCCTCGCGCGAAGAGTTCCATGCAAGCGGCGTTCGCGACGTCGATATCGTCATCTCGACCCGGGAACTCGCCTCGATGATCAAGGAAGCCGGCATTGCCTTCGATCACCTCGAAGATTCTCCGTATGACGATCCCCTGGGCGAATCGACCGGCGCCGCCGTCATCTTCGGTTCTTCGGGCGGCGTTCTCGAAGCGGCCCTGCGCACGGCGGCCGACTGGGTGACCGGTCAGGACCTGCAGCAGATCGACTTCTCCGCCGTTCGCGGCCTCGAAGGCATCAAGGAGGCCACGGTGAAGATCGGCGATCTCGAAATCCGCGCCGCCATCGCCTCGGGGCTCGGAAATGCCCGCAAACTGCTCGAGAAGATCCGGAAAGGCCAGGCCAACTACCACATCATCGAGATCATGGCCTGTCCCGGCGGTTGCTTGAACGGCGGCGGCCAGCCCTTCACCAAGGGTGACTCCTCCATCCTGGACAAGCGCATGGAAGCCATCTACCGCGACGACAAGAACAGCAAGATCCGCAAGTCGCACGACAACCCCTCGATCAAGAAGCTGTATGCGGAGTTCCTGGGCAAGCCCTGCGGCGAAATGTCCCACAAGCTGCTGCATACCCACTACCAGGCTCGCGAGTGCGAATGA